AGCTATAGGCTCCTCCTTTggcttttgattttttgatgCAAAGACCATGCTCCACCAAACAAACATGCATGTCGCCTTCAGTTTCACTACAAGTGCGCTTTGGTCACGTAGGCTTGGGGttctttataataaaaatatggtaaaatgttataaaataatagtaatgccaaaaaacataagaataattATGTTTCTTCTTTGAAATTAAGGATAGAACACCTTtatgtttcttcttttttttatttcctttgaaaactTTTTTGAAGTAATTAGTACCAGCTTACTGGTAATCAATGAACAAATATCTCTAAAGTATTCTAAATCACTTTCTTTCACAAACATTATTAATGTTATAAACTATTTAACTCATACGCTAATAGTCCTACTAATCAATGgtttattttaattcctttaaattatgaacaaattaaattaccTATTAGAGGGTATCATAGTTACATGGGCACTTCATGCTGTATTTGGAGAGTAGGTTGGATAACTTTCAATGCATTACATGGAGAGTTTGATGGACATGCTATGTTTAATGAATAAAgcgaagaaaaatatttttttaaaaaagaaaaaagagaggaaagaataaagtgaaaaaagaaaattaaaagggcatggcaatatattaaaatttaacaatttaagtactttaaataatttttaatattttaaattttataatagattttaataaatctgaatttatatatattgaatttcatggaaattatttatatttattaataaattattaaaattaaaaattaaatttattaaaatttaaaaattaagattttaagaGCTAATGAGATTAATAGTAATTAACTTAACTggacgaaataaaaaaaaattatatgacgaaattaatagacaaaattgaggatttgagagaaaagaaaaaataggtaGCAAGAGGCAGAGGCAGAGGCAGAGGCAGAGGCAGAGGCTCAGAGCTTGGAGAGGAGTCTGTAGGAGCTCAGGCCACTCATATCATTATCATATGCTTTCCAACACCCAACCTTTATACAACGTTTCATTCCAGGTAAAGCTCAAAACTGACCCcttaatttcaatcaaattcatcGGTTGGATTTCAGCAATGTTTGTCGCTGTTGTAAACATTGATTTTATCTGGATTTCAGCTTCTTTTTTATCTGACGGATTTTCTCTCTTGGTTTAAGATCTGATGGCTTTGATTGATGTCACCAAATCTTGCCTTGATTCGATTCGCCAAGTAAGTtcttaatttaatctatttttgaaTTAAGCATCTCCGTTTTGTATCAAATTGTGTATTGAAAGAAATTCTATTTTCATTATCATTATCAACTACGTGAAGCTTGGTTGAAATCGAAACATGTCTTACAATGGGTATTACTTTCACTAAACAACGTTAGAAATTTCTGTTGCTGCTTGATTTTTGTTGGCATTTTCTCTGTCTTATCTATAAATTACATCTGAATTATTTGCTATGCCGATATTTGGTGCCTAATACGGCAAATGATCAGGCAATGAATCTTCcttcttgcttttcttttttgttcataTGGTGTTAATAGGAAAACCTTCTTTAAGTGTAACATTAAATATGCATAGATCTGGTTTAAATTCGAAAAAGGATTGTACTGTTGTGTCAGGATTAACTATGTTATGGTCTTTCTGTTGTCATTTTAGATATCAGAACACATCGAAGGGGCAATTGTATACCTAGATGCTGGATGCACGGAAAGTTTCCAGCTTATGGGAGCATTTCCTCTTTTCCTGGACCTTGGAGCGCGTGCAGTTTGCAGCTCAGAAAACATGTGTGCTCTTGATGCGGTAAGCTAGTTGTGGCACTTCCAGCCCTAAACTCTTTTGAATGCTTATTGTCTTGTGTCCACTTGAAAATAAATAGACTGGTTTCCCTCCTTCATTTTATTAACAAGTAAAGAATGCTGTAAGTCTAAATCTGTCAAATATGAGAAAAGAAAGGATGTTGTGAACGGTTATGTATTTCAGGATGTTAAAATGTGGAAACACCTCAAAACATAATTGTACCAATCattatctttaaattgattagcaattttttttccctaaataatttttcttgccattaattaatactttttgTAGATATAATTTGTGCACCAGATCCATTGGTTGTGCTGCACCATGCTGTTTTAAACCTAGACTACGGATATATAAAGGTGGAAGAACAGAATGATGTACAGCAGCTAGAACCCATTTGTTATCTAGCAAATTATTAACTCCTGTTTGTTTTACTAGGAAATGTTTATAAGATTTCCCTTGatcatattcatttcaattctcATTTGCTACGTGCCTTTCTCCTCTAGGTAGCTGACTGGAATGGAAGTTTTGAATCAGCAAGGAAAATTGTAATTATGACTTCTCGTTTATTAAGTGATGCACACCGTTTTATACTACGTTGCCTGAGCATGCATAAAGGAGGTCATTGTTGTACGATATTTACATCTATCTCAGAGGTAGTTCCTTGTTTTTGGACATTTTCAACTACTAGGTGGTTACTAAATTGAAGTTTGCAGTCTCTTCTATTTTCATCTTCTGCAAAGATGCAATTGATGGAATCTTGTGCCTTGCTTTTTATATGTTTCAGATTCTTCTTTTTGCGTTTACTTAATACACTATTATCTCTTTATCTCTTGGGTTCATTGTGGTTGATGCTTTTTGAATGTCGCTAATCTAGGTAGCTCATTCAACATATCCTGATTCACCTCTTGGACCTGATGCATTCCATGAGTATCAATCCTTGCTTCTCCAAGATTATGAGGAGCTTATTGAAAATTCTGATTTAAAGTCTGGTCAGTTGGTTGATAGTAATACGAAAGGAAATTTGACCCTTGAAGATGAAGGATGGTCCAGGTTCACCTCCAATGAAGATGTTCCTTCCCTTGAGGCTAGTTCTGCTGGAAAAAATCAATATGGGGATAGTCCAAGACAGGGAATGGTAGATTTGGGACAAAAACCCATTGTTTCTGTCCATCACTTCCCCATGATTTTATCCCCCATTTCACCTAGAGTGTTTGTCTTACCTTCTGAGGGATCTATAGCTGAAGCATGCTTATCATCTGAACACGAGGATTCCATTAGTGCTGGGTTGCCTTCCTTGAGTACCGGATTGCCATCTGATGTTGATGAGGTTCCTCCTGCTGCAACCCTTACTGCTCATTTTCTGTATCATTTGGCTGCCAAGGTAAGAAGCTCTTTGCAGccttaaacccaaaatttacttTTGTGTAacattatgtatatatatttttcaagtcCCATTGATCTGCATATGTTTATCTTCAGATACTTTCATATCTTCTAAATGTTAGCTTAGTGTAGAAACCACTCAAAGTGCAGATATTTGTGAAAGCTGTATAATGAAGCCCGTGGAATTACTTTTATTTCCTGTGGCAAACTCATAAACATTTGGTTTGAAATGGATGGAACTTTTAAGAACAAGAAAGATCATATAAAATCTTTCGTAGCATACATGCAGCTTGTTCTTCTACTATGTCCTGTAATTTGTTGTATTGCACTATcgtttaatatataaaatcctTTTCACCATACATTTACTTTGTTCTTCTATCTCCTGCAATTGTTACATTGCACTATTGCTTGCCATGCTGTTTTTCAGAATCAtgaccattgtgtcttcttttAAAACATGTAGATggacttgaaaatggaaattttttccCTTGGTGATCTGTCAAAAACAATTGGGAAGATTTTGACAGACATGTCAAGTCTCTATGATGTAGGGCGTCGAAAACGGACGGTGGGGTTATTACTTATTGACCGTACCCTTGACCTTCTTACTCCATGCTGTCATGGAGATTCACTTGTAGATCGTATCTTTTCAGCTCTGCCTCGTAAGGAAAGAACATCATCCTCTGCaagtatcaaatgctcacaGGCCCAACTTAAACCTGGTCCTTCTAGCCTAGCACGTGCTTCCCTCGAGGTTCAGATACCAATTGGAGAAGTTTTAACCAAAGAAGATTTTGAAATAGATGATTCTGGTCTTTCAAATGGCATTGAAGCTTTTCGCTGTGGGTGGGATTCCTATAACTCTGCTTCAGAAATGGTAGATTTGATTAGTCTCAGCAAGAAAGCTAGTGATGAGAAGTTTTTTCCTGCTGAGCTATTACAGGGGTCCTTAGTCTCTACCGAAACATTCAAAGGAACACCATATTTGGAAGCAATACTAGATAGGAAGACAAAAGATGGGGCTATTCTGGTGAAGAAGTGGCTTCAGGAAACTCTACGTCGAGAGAATATGACTATTGATGTGAAAACTCGCCCTGGTTTTGCttcaaaattagaattaaaaaccATGATTAAAGCATTAACCAAAAGCCAATCATCCTTAATAAGAAACAGAGGAATTATCCAGTTAGCATCAGCTACTTTACTTGCCCTTGATGAATCATGTAGTGCCAGATGGGATGCATTTATCAGTGCAGAGAAAATATTGAGTGTTAATGCTGGGGATACGAGCCAAAGTCTCGCTGCCCAAATAAGTGATCTAATCAATAAGAGTGCTTTTGCAGGATCAGATGGCAAAAAGAGTGGGAAAAAGGAACTCTCACAAGGGCTACTTTCTTTTCAAGATGCTTTGCTCCTCACAATTACTGGTTATATATTGGCTGGCGAAAACTTCCCAACTTCTGGATCCGGTGGCCCTTTTTCTTGGCAAGAGGAGCACTTTCTTAAAGAAGCTATTTTGGATGCTATACTTGAAAACCCATCGGTGGCTAGGTTGAAGTTTCTTCATGGTCTAACGCAAGAACTTGAGGCCAATTTAAACAAAACTAAATCAGATGTAACCAAAGAAACATCAACAGATGAATTGAacattgatgaatttgatgatgatcagTGGGGTAAATGgggagatgaagatgaagatgaagagaatgatAATAAAGAGCAAGAATATGATGACATGCAGCTTAAGTTGGAGTTGCGCGATAGAGTGGACAACCTTTTCAAATATCTTCATAAGTTATCTAGTTTAAAGAGCAAGAAAGGGCCATTGGGTTTGGAAAGCAATTTGAGTAGCGATCCTTACACAAATAAAGGATTACTTTATAAGCTTCTAACAAAGATTTTGGGCAAGTTTGATGTACCAGGATTAGAGTACCATTCATCTACAGTAGGTCGACTGTTTAAAAGTGGGTTTGGAAGATTTGGTCTTGGACAGGTAACTTTAATTAGTTTCCAcagatttttcttaaattgcCTGCAGTATATATGTTAATAGTTTTAACGTGATCaactttgttttcaaaaatcctACAGGCTAAACCAAGTTTAGCAGACCAAAATCTCATTCTGGTTTTTGTTGTTGGAGGCATTAACGGTGTTGAGGTCTGAATTTCTTTCATCTTCTACAGCATTTCCTTCTCTTTTGCCTTTTTCTTCCTTTGGAAATCTCTGTTGCTTAAACTGTGTTTATTTTGGGTGGCATCTGTCTAAAGATCCCATTACAGTGGGATCCTTTTAAATCAACGATTGAAataaataggaaaagaaaatcaatcCACCGTTGAACGTGCCATGTAGGATTTGCATTGAGAAACATCtaaagaaggaaagaaattgatttttagAGAAAAGCAACATATTCAATAACCGATTTAATAGGTTTCAGGAGACCAACACAATTTCCTAGTTTCTGACATGGCTTGATCAAATGGCTATAGATTCCTCATTTCTATCTTTTAGTCGTTGATTTAAAAAGGATCTCACAAGATCCCATTATAATAAGATCTCACCTTAAGTGTTACCTTTTTTGGTACAAATAAGTATTCCCATGTTTATACGGCTTGACTAGCAAGATGACTCTAAatcttcagtttcttttttcAACCCAAATAACTATGAAACATTCTTTTGTTGTTCATTGTGGCAAGGTACAAGAAGCACAAGAGGCATTATCAGAAAGTGGAAGACCTGATATCGAATTAGTTCTTGGTGGAACCACTTTTCTAACTCCTGATGACATGCTTGATTTGCTATTGGGAGAATCTAGTTACATTTGACTTCTCTCTCTCTAACATACACTAATGTTACCGCAAAGAAAGAATACATGGTTAAACAATTAAGTTAGAACTTGATGTTTGTTTGATACCTGTGTCATAATGTATTGGTTCAGGTGTTTATagtttttgatatgtttattcaTACTCAATGGTTACCGTTGACGATAGGGAAATTGGCACTCAACAAACATGGTAAGTTGTCTTCTGCTTTTTGATAAAAGCGTGTAAATGCATTTGCTGACCATAGATCATTGAACAAAGTTTTGTTTATCCACAAAGTTCATATGATGGCCTGAAGTAGACTTGATtatgggttgggttgggttgggttgatgTCAAATATTAGGTCTGTTTCTTAAGTTTGAGCTTGGCCTGAAAAAttggcttaaaattttgtctaagccTAGCTCAGATAAAAAAGCTAAACTCGAGTCGGACCCGACCcatttgtgttaattttttatattatttttatataaaattaaattttaaaaatataatacatcaaattcattaaaaacattaaaataaatgtttcccaacaaattgaaaatacattaaaaaatctCTATACTTAATAACACTAATATAGTTGTAACTTATGAAGCAGATGCTTccaaaatagaagcaaaataaataataaagtaagagttatacaatattcaaataataataacaaaatagtagcaatataatagcaaaatagtagtaaaacaacaaaaaatgataGTAGGAATAAAATGTTATTGGTTAGATAAAATGTAAGTGTttagaaaatgagttttattttttgttcaagcTCAGTTTTTgggtttatatttttacttaaactcTCCTACTTTTCAAGTAGGTCTTCGAATCTGGTCAAATGGCTCAGCTCATGATCAAGTTTAGTTGGAAGTGTTTGAAGTTAGAATTGTTAGAATTGTTAGAAGTTGGTAAGGGTTTAAGGTTCATTTGGTTAGTAAGTAGATATGTTCATGAACATGGCTGGACTAGGTTATAACTTGGTTTCCAAAAAATTTTGAGCTCGACCCATCCAGGCTCtctaaaatgtccattttattgtttaaaaataataaaaaatatttttatttaaatttaattatataaatattgatataattattttttatattttattatttataaatagtaAATGGATTGGATCAAGTAGGCTCAAGGTTGAAAAATATGAACTCAAACCTTAACTAAAGTGGGTTAGACCGATGGGATCAAGTAGGCCATTTggcccatgaacacctttaATAGAAagtgataaaataaaagacaaagcAAAAAAGTATAAGCTCAGTAAAAGTATCACGAAGACCTTTGAAGTaagatttgtaaaatgaattatcttaTGAACTTCTGGTTTACATTTTTTGTATGAAGATCttagataataataattcattccaagtattttatttatctagTTGTTTATTTTCTCCCCCTAATGTTGTGAAAACTATCTCATAATAATCGACAATTCATGTCTTAactaaatatcaattaatagctaaaaaatatttaataatataaggagagtcatatcaatatatattcccaacctCTTATGAGGATTATGTTagaaaaattggtttaaaaaatagtatttttaagCATAGTGTAAGTTTAAAATTCTCTTAAAACTGAGTcttatgatatttatagtaataaactctTAGCCAAAATTATATCTATGTGTTGTACGAACCGGTCTAAGTCAATCTCGGCTTTCTATCGAACGACTTTCGCCACTATCTTGGAACCCCAAATTCctttgagtgtgggctcaaacaaaataaaccaaGTGCACAGAATGAAAACTTTTCTTAACTTTAAGCGGGAAAGTTAATTCTCTTTATAACTGGAAACTATGAGCTTTttctagaaaatataatttatactcaaaataaatgTTCACTATTTCTAGACAAAATAACAATGCTTAATAATTTGTGTGTTAATAGTTTATCTCATATTTCCTATTTATAGAAAATGATACAAGAATTATGTTCAAATAAGGTCTAACTagataataacattttaatagaAAGTACAAATTCTACTCTAGGTAGAATACATGGGTGGCAACATGCCCTAGAAAATACTAGGGTTTGCCACTTCTCTTTTTAACTGGGCAGAATTTGGGTCTtttatgtattggatacaattatgtgttatttgaaattttatccaACACTTACAATTTATCTAACccaataactattttctattttccaaaatattaatttaattaattggtttaactaatttaattttctaattaaattattttttaattcaattctaattctgTTAAAGCATGACAAATTTACCATATTAGAATTTATgaggaaataatttaattgcctCATTCAAAAAATCCATGCAGATAGTGATGCATGCGGTGTGCTTCTCTtacttcatcattttcattcattcatattattggTTTTACATACAATTCATTTCGGGTTATCTCAAGCTAGCGCGGGGATCAATTGGGCATATATAATtaggctcaaataatttgtaattaagtttcagctcttcgcctattaattacactaaagtaccatgattgaactctctattattatataccattacaaaagttaCTCAACAAGTGTTCGCCTAATGACCTTGTTagaagtgtgttaccctcataggatatccttaatctctttgggataaaccCGTTCTCCAactataatcatattttatcgcTTGGTAACCATTACAAATTTCttcataaaaatcaattactaacaaatagtaattcaatcatttatttCTAAGACAAATGATCAGTGGTAAtgttacttttcatctatcatgtaatgccgaTGATGGGATATCATTTGCCTTttattgggctatgaattccactgttgggAAATGATGCTACATCAAGTAGAAGTCGTATACCTAACGTACGagttttcaattctttttctatttgaactcaagattttatttacataaaaatatactaGTTATGCATACATAGttcatcatccactcaggattaatgTATGTAACACAATGAACaacataagtgaataaatttataaatggatctaggatctattctaTTTGGGTCCTGTTCAATGTACTATTAGTTTAGTTCGTCACATCTATGCCTCTAACTTATGATAGTTATCTATTCCGATACCCAAGACAAGGTATCTCCACATTTGGATTctatagatgacatattagtctttcaatcgataTGCTCAATTTCGATTAGGCTAAGGGCGTATTttgattatctactaatataagttgtattCTCACATTATGATCTAACCACATAATGTcgtttaatattagtttaaatgttatataatcaatgagtcaatatttgctttcattttgttttttgtgaaaaaattgttgaggacattatacaaaagatattaatcataatgatgaatttttattaaactaatttatttgaaaaattaaaagcataTAGACAAAATCACTATACTAAGGATACTAGATCCAATAGATCCATCTTTGTGCATTGCGGTGGAGCAATTGAAACATACATTGCACAACCAAAAAATTCTAAGACGGGAAATTTAGCTTCTAACTAAAAACTAATTGTAATAGGgagtatttattataacttattgacTTGATGCGTGTGAATGTTGTAACATGTAAATCAATATAGTCTTATGTTGAATAGAAAAGtttgttctcataagtaatgatttagatattaattagagacgttcaatcaataatttctctaaaccattatgcaTATAAATTACAGGCTTTGCAAAAGTTGTTCAAACTTATATACAGTAATCATTAAAAgcctaatttgaaaatataattatttgaacaAGCAATCTTACAAATGACAGGTTGCGAGTTGATAACACGCATGTAGTTATCATGTAGATGAATATATCAGAATCATATAATGTCAAAATCATCTACATTGTGGATGAATGATCCCATATTCATTTCGTAAATACAAGACATTCAaactcaactttagctagtgagtttctaaaatcaattttcaatgagaacaagcaacacataagaattctttaaattaaaaaatctattgGTTCTTTAATAAATATCCATAAGAATTCTCAATTACTTTTCGCATCATAAATGACTTGAGATAGTCTAACTAGTCATGCCAAATAGTAAATGCAATAGTAAACttcggtttactttaacatgtgtttcaattgtacttTTAACGGTATGATACAAGATAGAAGACACGACATAAAATTTTTCCAAGACACATTTCTTTCCGgatatattattatgattagtaaatactatttttttcattttagtcttgATATGATATTCATTTCAACGAATATCTATGaaacttaataaatttctttgggacttaaatgaaaataatacatcatttataataaaattttaccattgcAATAATACTATCGTAGGTCTTTTGGAGTCTTcgattatttttgaattaattgatatggtatcaaatgagaaaatattttctaacttcAAAGATAGAATGTGTTGTACCGAGTCTATGGGACTTGTGTCTTCGTTCTTGAGTTAACTAAAGAATTAGAAAAAtccatatttttctttaaaaaggtATCATAAGAAATATTACAAATAGTCAtaggaaaatatataaaaccatTCTTcaagaaggaaaaataaaacatgcttaaaacatcaagaacaaaactctaagataatatcaaattttctaCTTTTTGACTTCCTGATTCTTAAAGAAATATGTCACATCTAGATGAGTTATATCATTAAGGCCATTAAAAAACATCATCCTTATAAGCATGGTCAACTTTAGTATCATAGTGAAAATCTTCATCTTTTGCTGAGAAATTAGCctctatttcatcattttagGATGCAAAATTTGTCCCAACATTCTTTCCCTTCTTTTTAATGGATACTTGATAAAGTTTCACTAGATGTTCAGACGTTCGACAGGTATGTGACCAATGTCCCTTAATACCACATCAATAACATGAGTTTTCAATAACCTTTGAAAGATTACTTTGACCACCATTTTCTTATCTTCATAAGTATTATTTTGATGGTTTAAAGTATCACTATTATAACCACTGTGATAATAGTTATTAGTATGTCCCCAACCAAGTCCTTGATTATGACCACGACTACGACCTCTATATTTTCACTTTcataattattatgtattattacaTTCATTTCGGGTAATGGAGCATAACTAGTGGGACGAATTTCATGGTTTTCATCAATAACTCATTATTTTGCTCAACCACCAAAAGGTATAAGATCATTTTGAAATACactttaaagaatttttcaCAATATTGTTTCTATAGGATGACATTTGATATTTCAACCATAATAAATTTTAGGGAGTATTATCGTTTTTTGATGGTCAAACCATTCTTTTAAATCATTCCAAAATTCAAGAGTTAAGATGACCTTTCACAGTTTGATATTCCGCTTTTGATCTTTCATGTAGATGAtgtaagacaaaaaaaaatgcCTTTTGCtttgtttatataaaaagttaaatttgctCATACTCATAAATCACGTGTGACTTTTAAAGATAATCTAATAGACAACATAACACATTTGGTAAAGGTcacctaataaaaaaatatgactATCATTTTTAACCATATTAATAACATATCCTATTGAAGATATACATATTTAAGTAAAGATATACAATTTGTTGGTACTTGGTCTTATTCAAAATCTTAGATCATAAACAAACATATCAcgtgatatataaaatataaattcgtacctaaaaaagaaaaaccaatgAGCATCATTTTTAAGCATCTAATAATATcttattcaacttttttttttcaataagaGTACTAAAGTCTCAAAATAGTTTAAGCACACATAGAAAATCACATACCTTAGGATTGTTGCTTCAACAAGGATGTTGCACATCTAGACTACTTGTTCACCAATGGAATATTGAATACTATCGAGCAAGTTCgtgctgataacgtgttataaaacgAAGAGAATTATAGTGAGAACAAGTGTAACACCCTGAAATTTGGGGTTAGAAGTTTGAGGTATGTGTTTAGGGTCAGAAAGTAGGTTGAGCAATTGGGTTTGTAGTCGCATTTTGATActagaatgagcctgctggtacAGTGGTAGAGGGTGTGTTAGTTTATCTTTGGGTCTTGGGTTTAAGTCATCATGTGTATTTTGGGGAAACAATTTTACTCTAGTTTTTGCTTTCATGtttaaaatacttatttattatttttattattttatttttattaatttgaagaGAGGAAAATATCCCCAAAATTTTCCACGTTCTCCCCCTCTCACGTCTGTCTCTTCCCCCTCTTCTCTTactattgtattttttttctttgtttgggaaattttgtttttgtttgttgtttCAGAAAATTTATGTTCCCTTGTCGTTAAGTCGGTGTCTGTGTGCATACTcaatttctatttgtttttgttCGCTAGTTTGTTTATACTTTTCGTTGATAGAAGTTCTGAGTTTGAATTGTGGTTATTGTCGTGCGTCGATTGATTTGTGGGTGCTTTTTACCACGA
The window above is part of the Gossypium raimondii isolate GPD5lz chromosome 9, ASM2569854v1, whole genome shotgun sequence genome. Proteins encoded here:
- the LOC105798037 gene encoding sec1 family domain-containing protein MIP3, which translates into the protein MALIDVTKSCLDSIRQISEHIEGAIVYLDAGCTESFQLMGAFPLFLDLGARAVCSSENMCALDAVADWNGSFESARKIVIMTSRLLSDAHRFILRCLSMHKGGHCCTIFTSISEVAHSTYPDSPLGPDAFHEYQSLLLQDYEELIENSDLKSGQLVDSNTKGNLTLEDEGWSRFTSNEDVPSLEASSAGKNQYGDSPRQGMVDLGQKPIVSVHHFPMILSPISPRVFVLPSEGSIAEACLSSEHEDSISAGLPSLSTGLPSDVDEVPPAATLTAHFLYHLAAKMDLKMEIFSLGDLSKTIGKILTDMSSLYDVGRRKRTVGLLLIDRTLDLLTPCCHGDSLVDRIFSALPRKERTSSSASIKCSQAQLKPGPSSLARASLEVQIPIGEVLTKEDFEIDDSGLSNGIEAFRCGWDSYNSASEMVDLISLSKKASDEKFFPAELLQGSLVSTETFKGTPYLEAILDRKTKDGAILVKKWLQETLRRENMTIDVKTRPGFASKLELKTMIKALTKSQSSLIRNRGIIQLASATLLALDESCSARWDAFISAEKILSVNAGDTSQSLAAQISDLINKSAFAGSDGKKSGKKELSQGLLSFQDALLLTITGYILAGENFPTSGSGGPFSWQEEHFLKEAILDAILENPSVARLKFLHGLTQELEANLNKTKSDVTKETSTDELNIDEFDDDQWGKWGDEDEDEENDNKEQEYDDMQLKLELRDRVDNLFKYLHKLSSLKSKKGPLGLESNLSSDPYTNKGLLYKLLTKILGKFDVPGLEYHSSTVGRLFKSGFGRFGLGQAKPSLADQNLILVFVVGGINGVEVQEAQEALSESGRPDIELVLGGTTFLTPDDMLDLLLGESSYI